In Paenibacillus kyungheensis, the following are encoded in one genomic region:
- the pyrF gene encoding orotidine-5'-phosphate decarboxylase, whose translation MTHSISPSIAKRLIVALDYPNVEEARVFIEHLQDIPCTLKVGMQLFYSAGPDFIRELKSKGYSVFLDLKMHDIPNTVKGGANSITKLGVDIFNVHASGGVQMMKAAVEGMESALIADTDLERPLLIAVTQLTSTSQQVMNQEIGIQGTVEDAVVHYARLAQQSGLGGVVCSPLEVAMIQQTCGASFATITPGVRPAGSDIGDQTRILTPGQAIAGGSDYLVVGRPITGANDPREATQQIIEEMSLHVNH comes from the coding sequence TTGACACATTCGATCTCCCCATCCATAGCTAAGCGCTTGATTGTAGCGCTAGATTATCCTAATGTAGAAGAAGCACGAGTATTTATTGAACATCTTCAAGACATTCCATGTACGCTCAAAGTAGGCATGCAATTATTTTACAGTGCAGGACCTGATTTTATTCGTGAGTTAAAGTCAAAAGGATATTCGGTTTTTTTAGATTTGAAAATGCATGATATTCCGAATACTGTTAAAGGTGGAGCTAATAGCATCACCAAACTTGGCGTAGATATTTTTAATGTACATGCATCAGGTGGAGTACAGATGATGAAAGCGGCAGTAGAAGGTATGGAGTCTGCCCTAATAGCAGATACTGACTTAGAACGCCCTTTATTAATTGCTGTTACACAGTTAACCAGTACGTCACAACAAGTGATGAATCAAGAAATTGGTATTCAAGGAACAGTAGAAGATGCTGTGGTTCATTACGCACGCTTAGCACAGCAAAGTGGTCTGGGTGGAGTAGTATGCTCTCCATTAGAAGTAGCGATGATTCAACAAACATGCGGAGCTTCATTTGCTACGATTACTCCGGGTGTACGTCCGGCTGGTAGTGATATAGGGGATCAGACGCGTATATTAACGCCAGGGCAAGCGATAGCCGGGGGAAGCGACTATTTAGTCGTTGGACGTCCGATTACCGGTGCAAATGATCCTAGAGAAGCGACACAACAGATTATAGAGGAGATGAGTTTACATGTTAACCATTGA
- a CDS encoding ABC transporter substrate-binding protein: MKKIYLSVLLVCIFSVLLTACGGSQSTSADKNEISGTITFLTNRTDMIGEKYDDYAKRFNEKYPDAHVEFEAVTDLDKTTKIRVGSGEFPDVVLIPTIPNSDLPKYFTPLDDLGLNDRIYFKDYKSFENKVYGISVGATTTGILYNKKAFADAGITAVPQTLDEFYAAADKLKVAGKVALASNFKDQWTLYPWSSEIPTAIAGDANLNNKRLESDAPYQLDNPYGQSMSIIRNMYEKGYLEPDINSTNWEQSKKDIASGKFAMYVIGNWAIPQVIESGTDSSNIGYFPFPYDNSGKYNVTLAPDWAYGVNKNSEHPATAKAFVKWMLEDSGFDDFAGFIPVLKDKKPAVEQLTEFNSFKPKYLEAVSDDPKVTAIVNKAQITKEAFVQEFVLAPDPQTIMDKYNAAWANAKKSLGH; the protein is encoded by the coding sequence GTGAAAAAGATATATTTGTCTGTATTGCTCGTTTGTATATTTTCGGTATTGTTAACAGCCTGTGGTGGAAGTCAGAGTACATCAGCAGACAAAAATGAAATTAGTGGCACCATCACTTTTTTAACAAATCGGACAGATATGATTGGCGAAAAATATGATGATTATGCCAAACGCTTCAATGAAAAATATCCAGATGCTCATGTTGAATTTGAAGCAGTTACAGATCTAGACAAAACGACCAAAATTCGTGTCGGTTCTGGCGAATTTCCTGATGTGGTATTGATTCCAACGATTCCTAACTCAGACCTCCCCAAATATTTCACCCCATTAGATGATCTCGGATTGAATGATCGTATTTATTTTAAAGACTACAAATCATTTGAAAATAAAGTGTATGGTATTTCAGTAGGTGCGACCACAACAGGTATTTTATACAACAAAAAAGCTTTTGCCGATGCAGGTATTACTGCGGTTCCCCAAACGCTTGATGAGTTCTATGCAGCAGCAGACAAGCTCAAAGTCGCAGGTAAAGTTGCGTTAGCTTCTAATTTTAAAGATCAGTGGACATTGTATCCGTGGTCTTCTGAGATTCCAACTGCAATTGCAGGTGATGCTAATCTCAACAACAAACGACTTGAAAGTGATGCTCCTTACCAATTGGATAACCCTTACGGTCAATCGATGAGCATTATTCGCAATATGTATGAAAAAGGTTATTTAGAGCCAGATATTAACTCTACCAATTGGGAACAATCCAAAAAAGATATCGCTAGCGGTAAATTTGCGATGTATGTGATCGGTAACTGGGCGATTCCACAAGTGATTGAAAGTGGCACTGATTCCAGCAATATCGGATACTTTCCATTTCCTTACGATAATTCTGGTAAATACAATGTCACATTAGCACCGGACTGGGCGTATGGTGTGAACAAAAATAGTGAGCATCCTGCAACAGCCAAAGCTTTTGTAAAATGGATGCTAGAAGATTCAGGGTTCGATGATTTTGCTGGATTTATTCCTGTATTGAAAGACAAAAAGCCAGCTGTAGAACAATTGACAGAATTTAATAGCTTCAAACCCAAGTATCTAGAAGCAGTATCTGATGATCCTAAAGTCACTGCTATCGTAAATAAAGCACAAATTACTAAAGAAGCATTTGTACAAGAATTTGTACTGGCTCCTGATCCACAAACGATTATGGATAAATATAATGCCGCATGGGCAAATGCCAAAAAATCGTTAGGTCATTAA
- a CDS encoding glycosyl hydrolase, translating into MVKLNYTWLLVLVMFSLVFGSVGMSLGSQAEAADINLARGKNVVVSSTEASGNIAANAVDGNLSTRWASTNSDTQYYIVDLGTAQSVSSVILRWEAAYAKQFQIQTSTDNVNWTTVYSNYSNTGGTNTITFPSTTARYVKMYAFQRATTYGYSLYEFEIYGSGTQAATGVLDYIKSISGKQTVIGMHNREPNATPAVQTEKVKSITGKYPGLWSGDLLFSANDVNNRWNMIYEAKKQWDNGAIVQVMMHVTPPTQADAGNWEGGVVSHLSDAQWKDLTTNGGTLNKAWKARLDNYAQYLQYLEDNKVTVLFRPFHEMNQGVFWWAGRPGSTGTAELYRLTHDYLVNTKGLSNLVWVWDMQDLDLNWNVYNPGNAYWDIFALDVYNPDGFTTQKYNTALSVANGKPIAIGECDVLPTPSQLAAQPKWAFAMSWAELTFEKNTNAQIQTVYNASNVITRDELPKLK; encoded by the coding sequence ATGGTGAAACTAAATTATACGTGGTTGTTAGTTCTAGTGATGTTCAGTTTGGTGTTTGGTAGTGTAGGAATGTCTTTGGGATCGCAAGCAGAAGCAGCGGATATCAATCTGGCTCGTGGCAAAAATGTAGTTGTGTCTTCTACAGAAGCCAGTGGTAATATCGCAGCTAATGCAGTAGACGGTAATTTATCGACGAGATGGGCATCGACAAATAGCGATACGCAATATTACATTGTAGATCTTGGAACGGCTCAATCGGTATCTAGTGTTATTTTGCGTTGGGAAGCTGCTTATGCGAAGCAATTTCAGATTCAGACATCTACCGATAATGTAAATTGGACGACAGTGTATTCGAACTATAGCAACACTGGAGGAACCAATACGATTACGTTTCCATCGACTACCGCTAGATATGTAAAAATGTATGCGTTTCAACGGGCGACTACCTATGGTTACTCGTTATACGAATTTGAAATATATGGCAGTGGTACACAAGCGGCTACAGGAGTACTTGATTATATTAAAAGCATCAGTGGCAAACAAACCGTAATCGGCATGCACAATCGTGAACCGAATGCTACACCTGCTGTACAGACAGAGAAAGTCAAAAGTATTACAGGTAAATATCCAGGGTTATGGAGTGGTGATTTATTATTTTCAGCCAATGATGTCAACAATCGTTGGAATATGATCTATGAAGCTAAAAAGCAGTGGGATAACGGAGCGATTGTCCAGGTGATGATGCACGTTACTCCACCTACACAAGCCGATGCAGGCAATTGGGAAGGAGGAGTAGTCAGTCATTTAAGCGATGCTCAGTGGAAAGACTTAACGACTAACGGCGGTACATTAAACAAAGCGTGGAAAGCTCGTTTAGATAATTATGCACAATATCTTCAGTATTTAGAAGACAATAAAGTCACTGTATTATTCCGTCCATTCCATGAAATGAATCAAGGGGTATTCTGGTGGGCAGGTCGTCCGGGTAGTACCGGTACTGCTGAATTGTATCGTTTGACTCATGATTATCTTGTAAATACCAAAGGGTTAAGTAATCTGGTATGGGTATGGGATATGCAAGATTTGGATCTGAATTGGAATGTATACAATCCAGGGAATGCTTATTGGGATATCTTTGCTTTAGACGTATACAATCCTGATGGATTCACTACGCAGAAGTACAATACAGCTTTGAGCGTAGCCAATGGCAAGCCGATAGCGATTGGTGAATGTGATGTATTACCTACACCTAGTCAGTTAGCGGCTCAACCGAAATGGGCATTTGCTATGAGCTGGGCAGAGCTAACATTTGAAAAGAATACCAATGCTCAGATCCAGACTGTCTATAATGCGTCTAATGTGATTACACGTGATGAGTTACCGAAGTTAAAGTAA
- a CDS encoding GAF domain-containing sensor histidine kinase has translation MNTSSISNMLYQNVGDAADHIIKIIGGLIHINTIFIASNDGLNNVIMRAYNRDEHLVEEGSILPLELSYCSLVINNEKTKSNMPLIIENTNENELTRHMDVTRSIGGGSFIGLPVRLRDGSIYGTICALDRNTYKFSEADIQTLETMTIFLAYVVELEKMVTDLQQKEIELEQARLKAENSAQVNRNLLAIMGHEIRTPMTNIVGVADLMMDSEIDPQQQVYMDIIESSNQSMLTLVEDILSFSHMEEGATKIDQEPFDLMHTIHEVVTSLGTPLDDNPIALKMNTNPSELPLIYGDALRLRQILINTLNALRFNSVGQLTLSASTAISDSDNNVSLDITVHNSHMTVDITTLEQLFDSLKEANDMSWYQQYGSIGLNLAISRKLIHLMNGEFEMNSGEQGTIIRFNLLLPQYISFENVDIIS, from the coding sequence ATGAATACTTCTTCAATCAGTAATATGTTATATCAAAATGTGGGCGATGCAGCAGACCACATTATTAAAATAATAGGTGGACTTATCCATATTAATACTATTTTTATCGCTAGCAATGATGGTCTTAATAATGTAATTATGCGAGCTTATAATCGTGATGAACATCTTGTAGAAGAGGGAAGTATACTTCCTTTAGAATTAAGTTATTGTAGTCTAGTGATCAATAATGAAAAAACAAAAAGTAATATGCCTTTGATTATCGAGAATACCAATGAAAATGAATTAACACGCCATATGGATGTAACACGTTCTATAGGTGGTGGTTCTTTTATAGGATTACCGGTACGTTTGCGTGATGGTAGTATTTATGGAACGATTTGTGCACTGGATCGCAATACGTACAAGTTCAGTGAAGCTGATATTCAAACGTTAGAAACGATGACGATCTTTTTAGCTTATGTAGTAGAGCTAGAGAAGATGGTAACCGATCTTCAGCAAAAAGAAATTGAATTAGAACAAGCCCGTCTAAAAGCGGAAAATTCAGCACAAGTGAATCGGAACCTTTTAGCTATTATGGGACACGAAATTCGCACACCGATGACCAATATCGTAGGTGTAGCCGATCTGATGATGGATTCAGAGATAGATCCACAGCAACAAGTCTATATGGATATTATTGAATCTAGTAATCAGTCGATGTTGACTTTGGTAGAAGATATTTTGAGCTTTAGTCATATGGAAGAAGGCGCAACGAAGATTGATCAAGAACCATTTGATCTCATGCATACTATTCATGAAGTGGTGACTTCACTAGGCACACCTTTGGATGACAATCCCATCGCATTGAAAATGAACACTAACCCAAGTGAACTTCCGTTGATTTATGGAGATGCTTTGCGGTTGAGACAAATATTGATCAATACGCTTAATGCGTTGCGTTTCAATTCTGTAGGACAATTAACATTATCAGCGTCAACAGCAATAAGCGATTCTGATAACAATGTATCATTGGATATTACTGTTCATAATTCTCATATGACTGTAGATATCACAACGTTAGAGCAGTTATTTGATTCGTTAAAAGAAGCTAACGATATGTCATGGTATCAACAATACGGTAGTATCGGTCTGAATCTGGCAATCAGTCGAAAATTAATCCATTTGATGAATGGAGAATTTGAAATGAATAGTGGAGAACAGGGAACGATTATTCGTTTTAATTTATTGTTGCCACAGTATATTTCTTTTGAAAATGTAGATATTATATCTTAG
- a CDS encoding carbohydrate ABC transporter permease translates to MNRKFDIVHMLKYVILIAGTCTVLFPLYVVFVNAFKKEDEGSNPFSLPASFLNFENFANVIDRADIMHAFLNTFLIIIIALLGNIILGTMVAYAVGRIQFGGKMLVIGAFLIATIIPTITTQVVTFSIIQAMGIYNTLYAPILLFVGADVIQIYIYLQFIKNIPYELDESAMMDGASLLRIYRSIILPLLGPATATLIILKTINIYNELYIPFLYMPKQDLVVVSTAIMRFAGNNQAQWTNICAAILIIMIPTILLYLFLQKYIFSGVTSGAVKG, encoded by the coding sequence ATGAATCGAAAGTTTGATATCGTGCATATGCTCAAATATGTCATTTTGATCGCAGGAACATGTACCGTTTTGTTTCCACTGTATGTGGTATTTGTGAATGCATTCAAAAAAGAAGATGAAGGCAGTAATCCCTTCTCGTTACCTGCTAGTTTTTTGAATTTTGAAAACTTTGCAAATGTTATTGATCGGGCAGATATTATGCATGCTTTTTTGAATACATTTCTGATTATTATTATCGCATTGCTTGGCAATATTATACTCGGTACGATGGTGGCTTATGCTGTAGGTCGAATTCAATTTGGAGGCAAAATGTTAGTGATTGGTGCGTTTCTGATCGCTACTATTATTCCGACGATTACGACTCAAGTGGTGACATTTTCGATTATTCAAGCGATGGGTATTTATAATACGCTTTACGCACCGATTTTATTATTTGTAGGAGCCGATGTGATTCAGATTTATATCTATTTGCAATTTATCAAAAATATTCCGTATGAATTGGACGAAAGTGCCATGATGGATGGAGCCAGTCTGTTACGGATTTATCGCAGTATTATTTTACCGTTACTTGGGCCAGCAACAGCGACTTTGATTATTTTGAAAACGATCAATATTTACAATGAGTTATATATTCCATTTCTGTATATGCCCAAGCAAGATTTGGTTGTGGTCTCTACAGCAATTATGCGGTTTGCAGGCAATAATCAAGCACAATGGACGAATATTTGTGCGGCAATTCTGATTATTATGATTCCGACGATTTTGTTGTATTTGTTTTTGCAGAAGTATATTTTCTCGGGCGTTACCAGCGGAGCAGTGAAAGGATAA
- the pyrE gene encoding orotate phosphoribosyltransferase: MLTIEEIPAHIASALLQIEAVALSPQEPFTWTSGIKSPIYCDNRLTMSYPYIRDQIADAFAMIIREQYPDTEVIAGTATAGIPHAAWVAQKLDLPMAYIRDKAKGHGKHNQIEGLIQSGQKVIVIEDLISTGGSSIKAAEAVREAGADPLAVLAIFSYQLDKATDAFAEANLPLQTLSNYTALIDKAVELGKIPAEDLELLRSWREDPSAFGK; this comes from the coding sequence ATGTTAACCATTGAAGAGATTCCAGCTCATATTGCATCTGCATTACTACAGATTGAAGCGGTAGCATTAAGCCCGCAAGAACCTTTTACCTGGACATCGGGTATCAAATCACCGATTTATTGTGATAACCGTCTTACGATGTCCTATCCATACATACGCGATCAGATAGCAGATGCGTTTGCTATGATTATTCGTGAACAATATCCAGATACAGAAGTGATCGCTGGAACAGCTACAGCAGGTATTCCGCATGCAGCTTGGGTCGCGCAAAAGTTAGATTTGCCAATGGCTTATATTCGTGACAAAGCCAAAGGACATGGTAAACATAATCAGATCGAGGGATTGATTCAATCAGGGCAAAAAGTGATTGTGATTGAAGATTTGATCTCGACAGGAGGCAGCTCGATCAAAGCGGCAGAGGCTGTGCGTGAAGCAGGAGCCGATCCATTAGCAGTACTGGCGATCTTTAGTTATCAACTAGATAAAGCTACAGACGCTTTTGCAGAAGCTAATCTTCCATTACAGACTCTTTCTAATTATACAGCCTTGATCGACAAAGCAGTAGAATTAGGCAAAATTCCAGCAGAAGATTTAGAACTGTTACGCTCATGGCGTGAAGATCCATCTGCTTTTGGTAAATAA
- a CDS encoding LacI family DNA-binding transcriptional regulator: MKKITLQVIADELKVSKALVSKALSNDPAVNEGTREKIWQTAEEMGYRIKPVRKKASDTQTGNIVVLMPRAYLDDIEYWGKVMQGVEAELTNHQFSMILSTIDISLFPKEGLPSSIYDRKADGAIVMGHLPDNYIEMLRSIDFPFVMLDANLLDPSIDHILANNFLGAYQATNYLFAQGHRKIGFVGDPDASWSFRERSRGFREAIRDFNEKNDEEIQATFIAGIGVSGTGMYITGEFADTLKTQTTSEQALTGLFCGNDVVALETLSLLSKWDIHCPDDVSIIGFDDLTLTELMNPKLTTIRVPKNDIGMRAVQMLMRRIEHPEVTPEHILMSTQLIERASITAPKQ, translated from the coding sequence ATGAAAAAAATTACGCTCCAAGTGATTGCAGATGAATTGAAAGTCTCCAAAGCACTTGTCTCTAAAGCGTTATCCAATGACCCTGCTGTAAATGAAGGTACACGAGAAAAAATATGGCAAACAGCTGAAGAAATGGGTTACCGTATTAAGCCTGTTCGCAAAAAAGCTTCCGATACTCAAACAGGCAATATCGTTGTTCTGATGCCTAGAGCATACCTAGATGATATTGAGTACTGGGGTAAAGTCATGCAAGGAGTAGAAGCTGAATTAACCAATCATCAATTTAGTATGATTTTATCGACAATAGATATTAGTTTATTCCCAAAAGAAGGATTGCCGTCTAGCATTTATGATCGCAAAGCAGATGGAGCGATAGTGATGGGGCATTTACCGGATAATTATATCGAAATGTTACGTTCGATCGATTTCCCATTTGTTATGTTAGATGCTAACTTACTTGATCCTTCGATTGATCATATTCTGGCAAATAACTTTCTTGGTGCTTATCAAGCGACCAATTATTTGTTTGCACAAGGTCATCGGAAAATAGGATTTGTGGGCGATCCAGATGCTTCGTGGAGCTTTCGTGAACGTAGTCGGGGATTTCGTGAAGCGATTCGTGATTTTAATGAGAAAAACGATGAAGAAATTCAAGCTACATTTATTGCTGGTATCGGTGTAAGTGGGACAGGGATGTATATTACAGGCGAATTTGCAGATACATTGAAAACGCAAACAACTTCAGAGCAAGCATTAACCGGACTATTTTGTGGGAATGATGTAGTTGCTCTGGAAACACTCAGTCTATTATCGAAATGGGATATTCATTGTCCGGATGATGTATCAATTATCGGGTTTGACGATTTGACGTTAACAGAATTGATGAATCCCAAATTAACGACTATTCGTGTTCCCAAAAATGATATTGGCATGCGCGCAGTACAGATGTTAATGCGCCGAATCGAACATCCTGAGGTTACACCCGAGCACATATTGATGTCTACCCAATTGATTGAGCGGGCATCGATTACAGCACCCAAGCAGTGA
- a CDS encoding carbohydrate ABC transporter permease produces the protein MSHISYPLQRKLILISFLLIPLALLAIFTYYPAMRLVYLSFTSWDGISPVKEWLGLGNYIEIFTNPDLFGVFLHQIPYVLIGIIQNIVAIVFAVILNSKLRGRNFFRVMLFLPFIMNAVAVAFMFQYVFDTTNGSLNGLLGLVGLESWQQSWLGNASLVNYALASIGFWRFMGYNMVIYLGALQSIPGDMYEAARIDGASRFQMLWSLTIPNLTPIISLNMFLTFSGALAVFDLPFVLTKGGPAGASETFLFKTIETAFQFNNYGLASAMSVVLLLFTAIILVVQNLVINRKGD, from the coding sequence ATGAGTCATATTTCATATCCATTACAACGAAAATTGATATTGATTTCGTTTTTGTTAATACCTTTAGCATTATTAGCTATTTTTACGTATTATCCAGCGATGCGATTAGTGTACTTGAGCTTCACCAGTTGGGATGGAATCAGCCCGGTCAAAGAGTGGCTTGGACTGGGTAACTATATTGAAATTTTCACCAATCCTGATTTGTTTGGTGTATTTCTTCATCAGATTCCTTATGTATTGATCGGGATTATTCAAAATATCGTAGCGATTGTATTTGCTGTAATTTTAAATTCCAAATTGCGAGGACGTAATTTTTTTAGAGTCATGTTATTTCTTCCTTTTATTATGAATGCTGTTGCAGTGGCTTTTATGTTTCAGTATGTATTTGATACGACCAATGGATCGTTAAATGGATTGCTTGGGCTTGTTGGATTAGAGTCATGGCAACAAAGTTGGTTAGGGAATGCTTCGCTGGTCAATTATGCACTGGCATCTATCGGATTTTGGCGCTTTATGGGCTACAATATGGTCATTTATCTGGGAGCTCTTCAATCGATTCCCGGAGATATGTATGAAGCCGCCAGAATAGATGGAGCCAGCCGATTTCAAATGTTATGGTCCCTTACGATTCCTAATTTGACACCTATTATTTCATTAAATATGTTCCTTACGTTTAGTGGTGCTTTGGCGGTATTTGATTTACCGTTTGTTTTAACCAAAGGTGGGCCTGCTGGAGCAAGTGAAACATTTTTGTTCAAAACGATTGAGACAGCGTTCCAATTTAACAATTACGGTCTAGCTTCAGCGATGAGTGTAGTTCTGCTTTTATTTACAGCGATTATTTTGGTGGTACAAAATCTAGTCATTAATCGGAAAGGAGATTAA